One genomic window of Verrucomicrobiales bacterium includes the following:
- a CDS encoding protein kinase — protein sequence MSHGTQTCSTCGLTLPRGSAESGCPHCLLQLALSGGDATEQEAGLTSPLPPPPAGRFFGDYELLGEVARGGMGVIYRARQISLGRTVALKMVHPGQLASPEAQLRFRMEIEAAAQLNHPHIVPMFESGDVAGTHFFTMRLMEGGHLGKAIAEHAPASRSKRSRSRSHPFLLPGFSTPDFIAIVRAVQHAHQRGVLHRDLKPSNILLDEAGRPHVSDFGLAKLLTQDGGLTQSLSILGSPAYMAPEQAAGETTSLTVGTDVYGLGAILYELLTGVPPFLASTPLETLRMVSDEDPVPPRALDAEVDPDLETICLKCLRKAVGQRYDSAEALTRDLERWMQDRSILARPQGRMERVWRWCRRNPLAATGAVALTIAVIAGTVATNLASWKIRSANQRTESLLRRMQLQRADELLSEGETSRGLAILAHLVRQDPHQTTTIMRLQSAIESRGFYLPETETAAYGATFAATILQTNRSAWLALTTEGKLCGWDLSSGKPKPFASPLSGPVTRAHFGPEARTLVLGLTNGQVELRGGPDLGTKVELPHHRGNLEAAAISASGALGASSSRLNTLMIWNPANGELIGPQRSVPSPATGLAFSPDERWLAAACADGVVRLWEARAGESAPSLSLPNPSGRILRFSSDGRWLAVGGYEGGIHVWQMNAGQKPRWKFQHKHRISDMDFDPSGQRLITASYDDTAQIWSLADGARVGAPLRHSGRVNSARFSPDGRRVVTGSSDGSARVWAADTGLALSGQLNQAKAVDSVYFLQDSRRVLSTTYFGSTMLWREIAPRHPPATIRHEGAVVGAALSPDGSRVFTVDRTQVLRAFDSTSGAPIGTARMDDPLVSVALEPSDRWIAVGTTSGNIHLLELPELRLRQTLSSSRESVRTLQFSSDGSRLLALHWAHAQLWNTETGTPVGQALSHAEQVRHASLSADGKSVFTSGNDLAVKHWMPDLQNTPVNTGAGKADVQMTQLDPTSTRLLLITSGNHPLVMQLGSDSRSALTLPHGAPANFGAFDATGGRVVTVSDDQTAKVWNLGRSAELVQTIPHRGRVRWAAFGPESTLVTATASGRFQVWDIRTGESLTDAIDLPAPWAGGDVSLAGRKYLAVTREGTVVVSHFPAWTGSTLQAIKLAGDADRLARIQFTPPDVFRPTQSGE from the coding sequence TTGAGCCACGGAACGCAAACCTGCTCCACCTGCGGGCTGACCCTCCCGCGGGGCTCGGCAGAGAGCGGCTGCCCGCATTGCCTGCTCCAGCTGGCACTCTCGGGCGGGGACGCCACGGAGCAGGAGGCCGGCTTGACCTCCCCATTGCCACCGCCCCCTGCAGGTAGGTTTTTCGGAGACTACGAATTGTTGGGCGAAGTCGCGCGGGGCGGCATGGGGGTGATCTACCGCGCACGCCAAATCAGTCTTGGAAGAACGGTGGCGCTCAAGATGGTCCATCCCGGACAACTCGCATCCCCAGAGGCACAACTGCGGTTCCGCATGGAAATTGAGGCCGCGGCACAGCTCAATCACCCACACATCGTCCCCATGTTCGAGAGTGGGGATGTCGCGGGCACCCACTTCTTCACCATGCGGCTCATGGAAGGCGGTCACCTGGGAAAGGCCATCGCGGAACACGCCCCAGCCTCCCGGTCCAAGCGTTCGCGCTCCAGAAGTCATCCATTCCTCCTGCCTGGTTTCTCCACCCCGGACTTCATCGCCATCGTCCGGGCTGTTCAACACGCACACCAGCGAGGCGTGCTGCATCGGGACCTCAAACCATCGAACATCCTGTTGGATGAAGCCGGCAGGCCCCATGTGTCCGACTTCGGACTCGCCAAGCTGCTCACTCAGGATGGCGGCTTGACCCAATCGCTCTCGATCCTGGGATCCCCCGCTTACATGGCGCCGGAGCAGGCTGCCGGCGAGACGACATCGTTGACGGTCGGCACGGATGTTTATGGACTGGGAGCCATTCTCTACGAACTGCTCACTGGGGTGCCGCCGTTCCTGGCCTCCACTCCTTTGGAGACGCTCAGGATGGTGAGCGACGAAGACCCCGTGCCTCCTCGTGCGCTGGATGCCGAGGTGGATCCGGATCTTGAAACGATCTGCCTGAAATGCCTGCGTAAAGCGGTGGGGCAGCGCTATGACTCAGCCGAGGCCCTGACACGGGATCTCGAACGCTGGATGCAGGACAGATCCATCCTCGCCCGTCCCCAGGGCCGAATGGAGAGAGTGTGGCGGTGGTGTCGCCGCAACCCCCTGGCGGCAACCGGCGCGGTGGCGCTGACGATCGCGGTCATCGCAGGCACCGTCGCCACCAACCTGGCGTCATGGAAGATACGATCCGCCAACCAACGAACGGAGTCACTCCTGCGAAGGATGCAGCTGCAGCGCGCCGACGAGCTGCTGTCCGAAGGCGAGACCTCCCGCGGACTCGCCATCCTGGCCCACCTCGTCCGGCAGGACCCTCACCAGACCACCACAATCATGCGTCTCCAATCCGCGATCGAATCCCGCGGATTCTATCTTCCCGAAACCGAGACGGCAGCATATGGGGCCACTTTTGCCGCCACCATCCTGCAAACGAATCGTTCCGCCTGGCTGGCCTTGACGACGGAGGGAAAGCTGTGCGGATGGGATCTCAGTTCGGGAAAACCCAAGCCGTTTGCCAGCCCGCTCAGCGGGCCGGTTACGAGAGCCCACTTCGGACCCGAAGCTAGGACGCTGGTCCTGGGGCTGACGAACGGCCAGGTTGAATTGCGCGGCGGTCCAGACCTGGGAACCAAGGTTGAACTACCCCACCACCGGGGCAATTTGGAAGCAGCGGCGATCAGCGCCTCGGGAGCGCTGGGCGCCAGCTCATCCAGGCTCAACACTCTGATGATCTGGAACCCGGCCAACGGCGAGCTGATAGGCCCGCAACGATCAGTGCCCTCGCCGGCCACAGGCCTGGCCTTCAGCCCGGATGAACGGTGGTTGGCAGCAGCTTGTGCCGACGGGGTTGTCAGGCTCTGGGAGGCACGGGCCGGCGAGAGCGCCCCCTCCCTGTCATTACCCAACCCATCGGGGCGCATCCTCCGATTCAGTTCGGATGGCCGCTGGCTGGCCGTAGGAGGTTACGAAGGCGGAATCCACGTCTGGCAGATGAACGCCGGCCAGAAGCCCCGTTGGAAATTCCAACACAAACACCGGATCAGCGATATGGACTTCGACCCTTCCGGGCAGAGGTTGATCACCGCCTCCTACGACGACACCGCGCAGATCTGGAGCCTGGCGGACGGGGCACGGGTGGGCGCTCCCCTGCGCCACTCCGGACGCGTCAATTCAGCCAGGTTCAGCCCGGATGGAAGGCGGGTGGTCACCGGGTCTAGCGACGGGAGTGCCCGCGTCTGGGCAGCGGACACGGGGCTGGCATTGAGCGGGCAGCTGAATCAGGCCAAAGCCGTGGATTCAGTGTACTTCCTCCAGGACAGCAGGCGAGTTCTGAGCACCACGTATTTCGGCAGCACGATGCTCTGGCGGGAAATCGCGCCGAGACATCCTCCGGCGACGATACGACACGAAGGTGCCGTTGTCGGTGCGGCGCTGTCCCCTGATGGAAGCCGTGTTTTCACAGTGGATCGCACCCAAGTCCTTCGGGCGTTCGACTCAACGTCCGGAGCCCCGATTGGAACAGCCAGAATGGATGACCCCCTGGTCTCAGTTGCACTCGAACCGTCCGATCGCTGGATCGCCGTGGGAACCACTTCCGGCAACATCCATTTGCTGGAGCTGCCGGAGCTGCGATTGCGCCAGACGCTTTCGAGCTCGCGCGAAAGCGTTCGAACTCTGCAGTTTAGCAGCGACGGATCCCGTCTGCTGGCCTTGCACTGGGCACATGCCCAGCTGTGGAACACGGAGACGGGTACTCCGGTGGGACAGGCCCTGAGCCATGCGGAGCAAGTCCGGCATGCCAGTCTGAGCGCCGACGGAAAGTCGGTGTTTACGTCCGGCAATGATCTCGCCGTGAAACACTGGATGCCAGACCTGCAGAACACGCCGGTAAACACGGGAGCAGGCAAAGCGGATGTGCAAATGACTCAGCTAGACCCGACATCCACGCGGCTGCTGCTGATCACGTCGGGCAACCACCCTCTGGTGATGCAGTTGGGATCGGACTCCCGCAGTGCACTGACGCTGCCGCACGGAGCCCCGGCGAACTTTGGGGCATTCGATGCGACCGGCGGCCGCGTGGTGACGGTATCCGACGATCAAACTGCGAAAGTTTGGAACCTCGGGCGATCTGCCGAACTGGTCCAAACGATTCCGCATCGAGGGCGAGTCCGGTGGGCGGCCTTCGGACCGGAGTCAACACTGGTCACGGCGACGGCGAGCGGGAGGTTTCAGGTTTGGGACATACGCACGGGGGAAAGTCTGACCGATGCGATTGACCTTCCTGCGCCGTGGGCTGGGGGGGATGTATCGCTCGCAGGCAGAAAGTATCTGGCGGTCACCCGCGAAGGCACGGTAGTTGTTTCGCATTTCCCTGCCTGGACCGGAAGCACCCTGCAGGCGATCAAGCTGGCGGGTGATGCCGATCGGCTTGCCCGGATTCAGTTCACCCCTCCCGATGTGTTCCGCCCCACCCAATCCGGGGAATAG
- a CDS encoding sigma-70 family RNA polymerase sigma factor → MITTLRSTVSSEEPIQNAAFATTHWTSVVQAARPDSPEGARALAELCRTYWYPLYTYVRRRGYEVETAQDLTQEFFAKLLQKNYVGVADRKRGKFRWFLLTAFKCFLVNEWDRSQARKRGGGTITFSLDQTGAEDRYRLEPADSLTADQLYDRRWALELLSRARCRLREEYSRGDKADRLPHLEPFVASGASLPDYALSASALGMSEPALRQEVHRFKKRLGELIRDEVAQTIVQPSEIEEELRYLLDVVCRSGGIE, encoded by the coding sequence GTGATCACCACATTACGCAGCACCGTGAGTTCCGAAGAGCCCATTCAAAACGCAGCGTTTGCCACGACGCACTGGACTTCAGTGGTGCAGGCGGCACGTCCGGATTCCCCCGAGGGAGCGCGGGCCCTGGCTGAGCTTTGCCGAACCTACTGGTATCCCTTGTATACCTATGTTCGGCGCCGAGGATACGAGGTGGAGACGGCACAGGACCTCACTCAGGAATTTTTTGCGAAGCTGCTTCAAAAGAACTACGTCGGTGTGGCGGACCGCAAGCGGGGCAAGTTCCGATGGTTCCTACTCACCGCGTTCAAGTGCTTTCTGGTGAATGAGTGGGATCGGTCCCAGGCGAGGAAACGGGGGGGAGGCACGATCACTTTCTCTCTGGACCAGACGGGGGCGGAGGATCGTTATCGCCTGGAGCCGGCCGATTCCCTCACGGCGGATCAGCTGTACGACCGCCGATGGGCTCTCGAGCTTTTGAGCCGGGCGCGCTGCCGGCTGCGGGAGGAGTATTCACGAGGAGACAAGGCGGATCGTCTCCCCCACCTCGAACCTTTCGTCGCCTCCGGAGCCTCCCTGCCCGACTACGCCCTCAGCGCATCCGCACTGGGAATGAGCGAACCTGCTCTCCGCCAGGAGGTGCACCGGTTCAAGAAGCGGCTGGGGGAACTGATCCGTGACGAGGTCGCCCAAACGATCGTCCAGCCCTCCGAGATCGAGGAGGAACTGAGATACCTGCTGGATGTGGTCTGCCGCTCGGGAGGGATCGAATGA